A genomic segment from Oceanivirga salmonicida encodes:
- a CDS encoding FAD-dependent oxidoreductase: MKIIVIGGGASGMMFASQFKKKNPDSEITVFEKGKFVSWAGCPTPYYIANELDFSHVVLREPQDFITKGINVRINSLVTSVNFDEKYVLVNDEKHFYDKLVIAVGAKAKIQKEYTLNNASDAIKIKDAIDSGKIKNACIIGGGFVGIELAESFIKRDINVTLLEANNTLFPDISENIKTELFDKIKESGLNFLPNTKEYNLDEFDMVVYATGITPNIDFLENKLKTLDGKIIVNEYFETSVQDVYAIGDSVYNKYIGEDIYQYSPQGDIANKHGYLLASNLSGDKRKWYGTLGSFATSYFDIKVAGTGLSLDKAIKLGHNAKSITLNASTKNSGFKNYKPNKVEIIYDIDKNIVLGAFAVGYEATAQFIDSLAIVIYSKLPISEFINIDFCYSPTNSSVWNPLLVLYRKVIK; this comes from the coding sequence ATGAAAATAATAGTTATAGGTGGTGGAGCATCTGGTATGATGTTTGCTTCACAATTTAAAAAGAAAAATCCTGATAGCGAGATAACAGTATTTGAAAAAGGTAAGTTTGTATCTTGGGCAGGTTGTCCTACACCTTATTATATAGCAAATGAATTAGATTTTAGCCATGTAGTCTTAAGAGAACCACAAGACTTTATAACTAAAGGTATAAATGTAAGAATAAATTCTTTAGTCACTAGTGTTAATTTTGATGAAAAATATGTATTAGTAAATGATGAAAAGCATTTTTATGATAAACTTGTAATTGCAGTTGGAGCTAAGGCTAAAATCCAAAAAGAATACACTTTAAATAACGCTAGTGATGCTATAAAAATCAAAGATGCTATTGATAGCGGAAAAATCAAAAATGCTTGTATAATAGGTGGTGGTTTTGTTGGTATAGAGTTAGCAGAAAGTTTTATTAAAAGAGATATAAATGTTACATTATTAGAAGCAAATAACACACTTTTCCCAGATATTAGTGAAAATATAAAGACTGAATTATTTGATAAAATAAAAGAAAGCGGACTTAACTTTTTACCAAATACAAAAGAATATAATTTAGATGAATTTGACATGGTTGTTTATGCAACAGGAATTACTCCAAATATTGATTTTTTAGAAAATAAATTAAAAACTTTAGATGGTAAAATTATAGTTAATGAATATTTTGAAACTAGTGTACAAGATGTCTATGCCATAGGTGATAGTGTATATAATAAATATATAGGAGAAGATATTTATCAATATTCTCCACAAGGTGATATCGCTAATAAACACGGTTATTTACTAGCCTCTAATTTATCAGGTGATAAAAGAAAATGGTATGGAACACTAGGAAGTTTTGCAACTTCATACTTTGATATTAAAGTTGCAGGAACTGGTCTTAGTCTAGATAAAGCCATAAAATTAGGTCATAATGCTAAAAGTATTACATTAAATGCTAGTACAAAAAATTCAGGTTTTAAAAATTATAAACCTAATAAAGTTGAAATAATATATGATATAGATAAAAATATAGTTTTAGGTGCATTTGCAGTTGGTTATGAGGCTACTGCTCAATTCATAGATAGTTTAGCAATAGTAATATATAGCAAACTTCCTATATCAGAATTTATAAATATAGATTTTTGCTATTCTCCAACAAACTCAAGTGTTTGGAATCCTCTATTAGTTCTTTATAGAAAGGTAATAAAATAA